The Silene latifolia isolate original U9 population chromosome X, ASM4854445v1, whole genome shotgun sequence genome contains the following window.
aagaatgaacttaatgagcaatttgatcattcacactcaatttgttccacattATTTTAGTAATTGCCTCTCTCCCCtatccttggtctttgtgcaacACCAAAAAGCGACAACAAATCGACGGGAGGAGTATATAATAGAATAATCCTTGTGAAGAGAAATGGACCAAAAGGTAATGGAGAGGATCCTTttccgttgttgttgttgttggtggtggtggtggtggaggtggtgtGTTTAACTCGGGTCCTAAACTAAACATACTTTGTATCATGACCATAGTGTTAAATCTCGGCTTAGGTCATGATTGCGATATTGGTTGTCGCAGTCAATATCGCCTCAGATTGTAGTAAATGCAGTCGATGTATATCTAAAATGTTGATAAATTGGTTTCAAATCGGTGTGGTAAACAATGACGGAGCCAGGAATCAAACTTGAGCATGGGCGAAAAATTTCAAGAAAAGTCGAAAAAAAGTTGAaatttttaactaaaaacttTGAAATTTCCATCTGCGAGCGCCCTACTAGCCCCCTAGCTCCAACACTGAATTGTAAACGTTTTTGAAACCGTAAACTGAACAAGGGATTAGCAAAGTCTTAAAACAATGCAATTTATTTATCAAACTCTGTATCATATGAATTGCAGTATATGTAAACTGGGACAGTTTGAATGCTTAAAATTAGTGCAACTATCAACTTCTATTTAGAGCAACACAATTACCTGCAACTGCAACTGCAACTGACAGAAAACCTTAAAACAATACCACGTGGAGTTCACGAGTCAGAAAAATGTCAGTACGCCAGATTTCTCAGGGCATCTTTTCTGCCCATACTCCTTAGGGTCCAAAATCGAAAATATACGTGTATATTAAATCTAGACCGTGACACTGAAATATGTTTGTTTTATACGGGATTTTAGTATTTTACCGTATTTTATGGCATGACAGTCGATACAGTGAACGTGAACGTGACCTAAACCGAGATTATTATTGTGGTCCAACATGTATCATATACTTCCAAGGCCTTATGTGAGGTGGGGTGGTCCTCCCTATGAAAGAACCTCTCATTCAAGCATTGAGAGCCACAAGAAGAAGCTAGCTAGACTTTCTTAACCCACTACCCCTTCGCCACGTGTCGTCTGCAGGATTATTCCATCCCACTTGGATTCCTTACATATAACTCAGAAATCCTAACACAAAATCAGAAAAACtaaaacaccaacaacaatcatCAGACAGTACAGAAACTGTCAGAAAGTCAGAAAAACTGTCAGAATTTCAGCAGTTTAAAAAAACAGACAGATGTTGAAGCAGGAAGTATCAAATCATGGAGGAGTTTGGATGTGTGAGGCGTGTGATAGAGCGCCAGCCGCCTTTTTCTGTAAGGCGGATGCTGCATCACTCTGTGCTACCTGTGATGCTGATATCCATTCAGCTAACCCTCTTGCTCGCCGCCACCACAGGGTCCCAATTTACGGACATGACCCTAGTGGCATCATGTCCGGGGATGATTACTTGGGCGATGAGACGACTGATGAGGCTGACGAGGATGAGGCCGCTTCTTGGCTGCTTCTGAACCAGCCTGCATCAGGCAAAACCAGCactcacaaccacaaccacaacaacaacaacaataataatactgAGGTAGACGAGTATTTGGACCTTTTCGAGTATAATACGAATGGGGATAATCATTACTGTGAGCAGTTTGATAAGCAGAAGCCGGAATTAAGCGTTACTGAGAAGAATTGTGGAGGTGACAGTGTGGTGCCTGTTCAAAACCAGATTCATTATCAGAATTTTTTATTTGGGATGGAATGTGATTCCAAACCTGCCTACAATTACAACGCTTCGCTCGCTCATTCTGTAAGTCttttcttccgtctttcttcgtaaCATTTTCACTTTTCATATACCGATTCATGAGTCATGACTAATTAGTGTAAATTTGACAACCTCAGGTATCAGTTTCATCACTGGATGTAGGAGTAGTACCGGAATCATCAACAGTGAGCGAAATCTCCATGTCGCATACAAGGCCACCAAAGGGTACAATCGACTTATTTTCAAACCCGCCTATGCAAGTCCCAACCCAACTATCTCCGCTCGACAGGGAGGCTAGGGTGATGAGATAcagagaaaagaagaagaacaGAAAGTTTGAGAAGACAATACGTTATGCTTCAAGAAAGGCGTACGCTGAAACCAGGCCTCGGATTAAAGGCCGGTTCGCTAAGAGAACTAATGTTGAAGCGGAGGTAGATCAGACGTATCCTAATGGATTTATGTCTGACTGTGGTTATGGCATTGTGCCTTCTTTCTGAGCTTAGTTAATGTAGAACCGACGTCATTAGAAATCTTCTAAgtaattgtttatgtattttccACACTATATTGTTAATCTCATATCATCTCATTGTCTTTCTCTTTGTAATTTTTTTGTGTAAATTCTGTATAAACAAGAAATCGCTTCATTTCTCTCGACAACAACATTATCATGACGACTCCTGATATAAACTGTAGTTCATGAGTCAATAATTGCTCTGGATTCAAAGAAACCTTAGTTAGTAAAGTCATGAGAGCGCATACTCGTGATATGTTAAGAGTACACTACTTTTTGTACAACAGAAGCTCCTTAATCTGGTTTTGATTTGGGCCTAACTCGTGAATGTATGTGATATGGGTCACTAAAAACTAGGCCTGTGATTTGTATGTGCGTCGAGCCGTCGAAGTGTTGTGAGTTAGCCCAAATTGTGAGAAAGAAGTTCTCAAGAGTTTGTGACTTGTGATTTTGTGAACAATGATGCCCCTAGGCCTTAACCCCTTGTAAATAACATGTGCCAAATTGATAAAGAgggattatttgattatttgttagCATAAGGCCTTAACTCCAAACAGGTTAATCGAATTGGATTAACTCGGGTTTGGTTATTTTGGGTTTGCTAAAATTTGGGCCATATAGGGTTTGGTCGGGTAGTTTTGGGGTTTATGATCTGTGAGAATCACATATAGGTCTCCCACATCGGAGAAATAGAGAAGAGTGATTTAACTTATAACCCAAGGGGCTACCACTTATTGTCAATTGGTTTTGAGATGAAACCTCTTTGGACTTATAGAGTGGAAACTCTCTCCTCGGTTGGCGCGGACCAGGGCCATGTGCGATTTCAACGTGATCATCAATTTTTTTATGATAATGATTATTTGGGTCAGTCAAATTCATTCGTATTTCGATTCATGCTCAAGTCCTCAGTTCTAGTGTCGGGTCGGGCGTGAGTTGAGTCAGTTTTGCCAGGACTATTATTAAGCCATGTGATTTGGCAAAAGGTTGGAGAACTGCACAAGGAGAGTTCTTCTTGTGTGCAATGCAATTCTAAGGTTCGGTCTATATTAGTAGGAACCTTATATGTAAAGAGTATGAGTTGCCCTTAAAAAAACTTTTATCTTTAAAATCACCTAAGAAATACTCTCTTTCATACACTCTAAAGCTAACATGGACGCactttttgtgagaggaaaagtAGGTTCATGTTACCTTtggagtggatgggagggagtctCTAAACTCACCTGCCCTGTTCCAGGTCCACCTAGAATCAGGCTGGAGCCAATGTAACCCGCCCTTCCAAATAATTGGAGTTAGGGCCGGGTGGTCGAACCCTGACCCATGTCCAGCGCTAGCTCGGCCCACCTGTGGCTAGCACTAGGAAGGAGTATGAAGAAAGTACACACTCCAATACTTAATAAATACTGTATGTAAAACTACATGGCCCTTGCCGCATGTATGAAGATAAATAGTTGTTCTGTGATCATCTTACTAAAGCACTGCCTGAAAAAAATTGCCAAATGTTGAAATAACGTTATCTGGTAAATAACGCAAAACAATAAATGACAACATCTCTGCATATTTACATGTGTTCAATTTTCAGATTCATATAACTTCCCTAATTTAGTTCCACTCTCACATCACAATTTAAGCACAAGTAGGACTCCCTACGTACTCATGAGTTATTGTCCTTTATTTTTTGTATAAATACGTCAATTATTAAATGGtcattttttattataaaatgacCACTTTTAAACGGTTGCGCACATGCACATCGTATGACGGTCTAATCGAATAATTTGGCCAAACAATGAAACTCGTTACTTCTAAGTTCTAACTGAAAAAAACTCGCGTGTGATACTGgctatattttttttctttttgtgtaACAACTCATGCAATTAAATAACTCACTTGATTACATGTTTGCTCTCTAAATGGCAATTTCAGGTGGCAtgatttttttgtgtgtgtgcatGAAATTATTCAAACTTCAATGGAATATTCATATGTTGTTTCTTGTTCATAATTAATTATGCATCAATCATCATCACACATGGAAGTATTGTGTTTGGTTGGAACATTCAGAAtacaaattaaaccatccattTTAATGTTTGATTTGAGCATTTTGAAATAGAGTTAGATATCCTTAGGTATCTAACTTCATTCCACCCAATATATTATTATTCTCTATTCCCGAATTGAACTAAACAATTGTGAATATGTAAGGGATTCTGACTCCATACATCCTAGAAAAAAAATGTGAATCCATTTCATTCAATTCCTAATGTCTGAACCAAACAACCTTAGTAGACTTTTTTCGTTTTAAGTTATGATGTACCCTAAATGAAAATAAATTACTATTAACTCGTTGAAGTGTATTGACATCTAATTAAGTATtaacaagcttgcgacgggtcaagtaATACTCATGTGGATGGATATGACAAAATAAATTGTTATTGCCTAAGCATtttacttttgtcttatctatctcATATGGGTAATATTTAATTCATGGGAAAAtaaaaatcccatgaattgtaaAAATGAGAGGATGTTTGGTTGCCAATTTTTGGCAAAATGTAGGCATTCAATTTTCCAAGGAGTTTTGAATGCCTACATAATGCCATAATGGTGGAATTGAATGACCTAGCCCCCTCTAGGTAGTTCACAACTCCTGTGGAATTCAACTCTCGCATATGCAACCAAACGACTTTTCCGAATTCATGTGAATTCGTATACAGGAAaagaattcacatgaattggataTTCCGGTGTCAATTAAATTTCTAGATGAACCAAACGAAGCCTTAATCCGTCGCAATGCGACGGATACGCCAGtcacaaatgaaaatttgtgtttaATTTTAAACATACATTATCGTCTTAAATAAGAACTCTGCTTCTAACCTGAAAATCTTAAAGTATATGTAATACAAAAGAATTGCCTAAAAAGTATTCCGTACTATAAGCTACTTGAGAATCACAATTTCAAAATCCAAAGAGAGCAATTTTCACATTCTTTGATGAAACAAAGCCATAAAAAACGCCAAAGTTCAAATAAGCAAAATACTACTCTATATAAATTTTACAGTCTTTAGTCTATATACGCCAAAGTTAGACCTTGTACTTTTCGGTTGAAAGAAGTTAAACTGAATTTAATAgagttgaactaaactgaacttaatagagctaaactgaactgaattaagagttaatttgtaaaaaaatgaactgaactgaataaagTCCAAAAAAAACATGATCTTGCTCTAACTTCTTAAAAAAAGTTATCGCCTAATGATCTTACACTCTTACCCGACTCGAATAAGACTATACCGAATGATATAGatcccaaaaaaaaacaaattttacatactctttgccctataaatagacACCCTAACAATTTACTTTAACAACTACACTTCTCTACAAACACAAGATTCATAAAGAAAATACAAACTAGAAAGTAGAAAAAATGAGAGAAACAAGCAAAAACAATCATACAAATTTAGCAGTAGTATGGAGATGGAATTCTCCAACATCATACTTATTTAGTGGATTAGTTATTATAATCGGTCTTATTGTTACTGCATTGCTAATGCTTGCTTGTTCGTATCCAAAGCGTACTAATACCTCTTCTTCCTCTCCGACCTCTGATGACGATGTCCATATTGCACCACCGGTTCAAACCCGTGTTGAGCTTGATAACAAGCCCAATATTGTAGTTATCATGGCCGGCGACGACAAACCGACTTATATGGCTGCACCTACTGGAATCCCAGCTCCGCCGCCTAATCATCTTCGAATATGTCAATGCGGCTCCTAAGTTTAATAAAGTTTGCATTAAATTTACGGATCATCAAATCTTTAGGATATATGTCTAGCTTGGATAATACATCCAATATATATATCCTTTTTTCCAAATTTGAGTTGGTATTAcatgtgaaaccgtctcatataaTTCACCTGGATCAAGTTAATGCATGGAACACATATTCAGTTATGCACTAAAGAAAAATGATGTTTGTAAACCTGAAACACTAATATCAAATTGAAGTTAGGACGACATTCTTTCTCTATAACACAATCTACGTACGAAGTTTTTGTCAAGAGGTTTAACTATTAAATTAAGCCGTAGTGAAGACCGCAACTtcttgtttaagacagactttaaacaataaaatgaatcaAATAGATAGATGAGATCAAAAGCATGATATCTAGGGAATGACAAACTTTTGTTCCATCTACCTATATAAAGATAAGataatacacaaattctcattgaagacgggtcactatccgtcacaagctgaaaacgGATATTGCCTTCTTAAAAGAGACTACCTAAGTGCAGACAGGTCTTAAGCTTTCAGAATTTATCTGTTAATTCCCCAAGGACCCAGGAAATGTTGCGCACATTAGTTATTGATGATCGGAGTACAAAACTCTTTTAAGTCGTCACTATGTTAAAACTCGAACTCCACTAATGAAAATGATATATTCACGTCGTTTGTAGGACGGAGTACAAAACTCGTCAGTCGTCAACACTCTGCAGTACAGCCACATTCACAGTAATCTGAGAGCTCTGCAGGTCTTTTGTTTCGACATACAGGATATTTTTGAAAGGCCAATTGAAACTTGAAAGTAAAGTGAAATAGGAACAATATAAAATGAAATGGAAGGAGTACATTACAGGTAACCAAGATTTAAAGTTTAAACAAACAAAGACGGTGCCAATTAAAAGATTCAAGCAGCGTGGTATGTCCGTCCATTCCAACAGATTTGGCATTGGTATAACATTCATACTAAAACATACCAACTCCCAACTTGGTAGAAAGCTAGTAGGAAAATCGAATAATGTTGGGACTTGGGACACATATTACTAATCAAGGCACTTTCTTTCTTTAGTAACAATCCTTCTGCGTGTGAACGACCCAGAATGACCCAAACTGGGTGTTTCATTACAATCCATCAGGAGTACATTGTGTCTCATAGATGGTGATACGATAGAAGTGAAAACAAGAATACAAGATATATGACTCATGGGAAAAAAAGAATCGAGTTAGCATACTAGACGTTTCTTTGTTGTGCGAGTTGCAACTGGCAAGTAAATATGACATGTATGAGTACCAAGTAACTCAGTCGAATTTTTCAATATAAACACCTTTCGGTTCCCTCATTGCTGAAAATAGTAGAAACATACCCATCTACAGGCCAAAATTGCACATCTGCACAAATTCCATGTCATTGTCGACATACTTGGTCCAGAGCTCTTTGTACTGATTCATCGCAATGTCTAGCCAaggtttcatgctcccactgaaatGAATGACTGCTGCGTTTCTTATCTCATCCATGCTCACACTTGGATTATAACCGAGCCCAAGTACATGCCATGATTTATCCAACGACTTCGTCTTTGAATAGAATGTAACAAGGCCAGCAGGAAGAGTTCCCGACTGCCACAGGGCATGATCTTCGTTCTTGTATCACAACAGAAAAAGAAAATGTCAGACATTGAATTCCCTTAATATCGTAGCTAAGTACCAAAATAAGGAGGCAAGAAATAAATCAATTACTAAGAAGCATTTAGCTCACCAAGTTCTGCCAATAGTGGTACTGCTCTGTGGACTTTTCACGCCTCCATGCATCCAGGTCAAAGATATTCATCCCAAAAGCCCAGGCACAGGCCTTGGGGTTAAAGTTCTCCCGGATGAGAGGATGGGAAAAGTTTAAATAGTGGGAGTACCTGTGGAAGGACCCAAAGCAGGTGTCGACAGACCCGACTATTTTTCCCTCTAAGTCAATGTTCCACAAATCAGTCAAGTCCTTCTGCACAACAACATCATCATCCAGAAGTACTATACGGTGCAAGTTAGGATACATCTCGGGCAAATAAAACCTCAGATGACTCAACATGGACAGGAACTGGGGGTGATCGGCATCTTTAACTGTAGTATCAGTCTGATTCTCAGCATCAAGTGTCTGTGACTTAGCCGATTCAAGCTGTCTGAGGAATGGCACATATGATGGATTCAAAAAGCTGAAGTCTTCTATGGCTTTAACTTCGATATGGGCTCCCCCTTTAACAGGCCTCATTATGAACCACACCTTCATTGCTGCAACAATCTTTCTATCTGTCACCACGTGGAAAACGTGTTTCCCTGGCTCTTTAGCATTCTTAACCACAGAGTTAACAACCACAGATACAGCAATTATATTTTCTGAAAATATGGCATAATGATAAAGTGTAGGATCCTCAAACTCAGGCTTTGGCTCTTCATCCTTGTACTTGTCAGGGTGAGCGATTCTCTCCCCAACAAGCCTCATGCCAAGACAATGCAAACTTTTGGGCACTGATTTTGCAGCAATGTAGCTTGCAATGGCGCCATTCTTTTTTGCTTTAACAAACTGTTCATGAACTGCAAATATCGTATCCTTCAATTTTTGAATCTTCAGCTGATTGTCATACGACTCTTTAGCGTCTGCAATCATTAACCGGGCCAACTTCACTTTATCCTTTACTTCCTTCTCAAATTGCCTCAAAACTTCCTCATCAACAGCACCTTCTGTCTCAAACAAAGCTGTGCGGTAGGCAGGCTTAGACAACAAGTCAGTAAAGTTTTGTGCCAACTCCTCATACTGACTAAGCTGCCGTGAATTCTCAAGTTTCAACTTGCGCGCATAGGCAGCGTAGGCATTAACAAGCATAATATGAACCTGGGCTTGTTTGTGAATTAGATCAAGCCTTGTCTTTGACGGATCTGACTTCAAAGCTAGAAATGTTCTATGAATATATGCATTTCCAGTTGTTGGCATCACCTGTTTCAAAACATTAAACCATCTCAAAATACATCCACATAGTGTTTCCCTActcaaatataaaaaaaaaaaactatgatTTCAACAATGGCATCGAAACAACTAAATCATGAACGAACAATCAAATACAAATCCTTCAACGAAAGCGTCAGGAGCTCTCCTTACCCTGATTTTCCACATTACACTATTTTAGCATCCCCACACACACACACCTTCTTCCATGAAAACCACCACCATGATCACTTTCAAATGCGTAATTTAAAAATGTATCCCACATTTAGTTTCAGGCATCAGCATCATAATCCTACCAAACAAACCCAATTCTTTTAGCCCACGTTGATATTAACCTATGAAACCGAAGAGGTCTTAGCCTAGTGTTAAGACGGAGCCACTACAAAGGATAGGTCCCAAGTTCGAATTCTTTCTCCCAATCTCCCTATTGTAATCCATGGAACATTTATTTACTATACCATCAGTATAACCAACAGTACAGTAGTACACCATAATCAACTGAGAACAGAATACAGAACCCTACTTAATTCGATGAATCATTtaccaaaaaaaacaaacaaatcaaTTAAACCCCGGTTTTAAAACCgacaaaaaaacaataaaaaaacaattaCAAAATTTTAGTTAAATAcaccctccgtcccaatcatttgtttacctttgattaaaatacgccTCACAAAGAATaacaaaaggtaaacaaatgattgggacggagggagtatccgATATTATTATATTACTGGTTCGTCCCCTAACTATAAATCCTGATTCCGCGACTGATCTAACAACGAACCTAACTAAATAAACGAGCTTACGGAAAGATTAAAATTGAACTTAAACAAACATAATCAATACAGAATGAAAGATTAAGAAAGACATACAGGATCTGAAGAAGGGTAGGAAGGTGAGACAAAGAGGAGTTTAAGAGCAAGGAAAAATAAGAGAGAGAATACGATAGTAACGAAGATCCGATAGGACATTATACTTCGAATACCCGACCCGGGTGGTCCTCTTCCTCCTCGACCCGCCACCGCCATTATtggatcttcttcttcttcttcttcttatattATTTATTCAGATCTTTTGTGGGTTCTAGCTTTAATAGTGAATTCGGGTTTAACCCAGATTTATGGaggaatgatgatgatgatgatgatgagtgagtgTGTAAGTGTGGAGTTAAGAGTGAAGAATGTTAATACAGAATTTGTTGGTGTTTAATTGGTGGGAAGGGGGAATTTTCGTTAGATTTGTTATTCTGGGTTTATCATTTCAATTGGATCATTGTCGGTAGGAAATAGGAATCCCATTACTAGTCTTGTGCACCTAGGGGAGGGCCTAGGGGTTTCTTATCAATTAGATGGTGTCTTGTTATGGTGAGTGGTGACCATGGGTCGGTTTGGTTTCGTTTCGTTTGGTCCAGTTGGAATACAAGGTTCTGGAATAAAATTGTCCGTAAATCACACACACAGTTTCTCggggcagataaagcggccacaccaGAGGACATTTGAGTTGTGTCGGTATGTGATAAACCAGAATCGGACGGGAATCGGATAGTTGTGAAAAACAGATTGATACTCACGTTGTTTGGGTTGAAATTGAATACGGTAACTCCCGACGCGGCCCAGGACTCGTGGTAGAAAAATCGGGAGTAAAAAAAAAGTGGTCTGGTAT
Protein-coding sequences here:
- the LOC141622513 gene encoding zinc finger protein CONSTANS-LIKE 2-like — translated: MLKQEVSNHGGVWMCEACDRAPAAFFCKADAASLCATCDADIHSANPLARRHHRVPIYGHDPSGIMSGDDYLGDETTDEADEDEAASWLLLNQPASGKTSTHNHNHNNNNNNNTEVDEYLDLFEYNTNGDNHYCEQFDKQKPELSVTEKNCGGDSVVPVQNQIHYQNFLFGMECDSKPAYNYNASLAHSVSVSSLDVGVVPESSTVSEISMSHTRPPKGTIDLFSNPPMQVPTQLSPLDREARVMRYREKKKNRKFEKTIRYASRKAYAETRPRIKGRFAKRTNVEAEVDQTYPNGFMSDCGYGIVPSF
- the LOC141622515 gene encoding putative galacturonosyltransferase 9, which produces MAVAGRGGRGPPGSGIRSIMSYRIFVTIVFSLLFFLALKLLFVSPSYPSSDPVMPTTGNAYIHRTFLALKSDPSKTRLDLIHKQAQVHIMLVNAYAAYARKLKLENSRQLSQYEELAQNFTDLLSKPAYRTALFETEGAVDEEVLRQFEKEVKDKVKLARLMIADAKESYDNQLKIQKLKDTIFAVHEQFVKAKKNGAIASYIAAKSVPKSLHCLGMRLVGERIAHPDKYKDEEPKPEFEDPTLYHYAIFSENIIAVSVVVNSVVKNAKEPGKHVFHVVTDRKIVAAMKVWFIMRPVKGGAHIEVKAIEDFSFLNPSYVPFLRQLESAKSQTLDAENQTDTTVKDADHPQFLSMLSHLRFYLPEMYPNLHRIVLLDDDVVVQKDLTDLWNIDLEGKIVGSVDTCFGSFHRYSHYLNFSHPLIRENFNPKACAWAFGMNIFDLDAWRREKSTEQYHYWQNLNEDHALWQSGTLPAGLVTFYSKTKSLDKSWHVLGLGYNPSVSMDEIRNAAVIHFSGSMKPWLDIAMNQYKELWTKYVDNDMEFVQMCNFGL